A window of Brachybacterium fresconis contains these coding sequences:
- the cmtR gene encoding Cd(II)/Pb(II)-sensing metalloregulatory transcriptional regulator CmtR: protein MLTIASRLDVMNRLGRAMADPTRSRILLTLLEAPSYPAVLSRELELTRSNVSNHLSCLRDCGIVVAEPEGRQTRYEISDPHLTAALNALVEVTLAVDESAACLNPTCPVPGCCDAEALA, encoded by the coding sequence ATGCTGACTATTGCATCTCGTTTGGACGTCATGAACCGCCTGGGCCGTGCGATGGCAGATCCGACACGGTCACGAATCTTGCTGACACTTCTGGAGGCTCCGAGCTACCCAGCAGTGCTCTCACGCGAGCTTGAGCTGACGCGGTCGAACGTGTCGAACCATCTAAGTTGCCTACGGGATTGCGGGATCGTGGTCGCCGAGCCGGAGGGACGGCAGACCCGGTATGAGATCTCCGATCCGCACCTCACCGCGGCCTTGAACGCGCTGGTCGAAGTGACTCTCGCGGTCGATGAGAGTGCCGCGTGCCTCAATCCCACTTGCCCAGTCCCGGGCTGCTGCGATGCGGAGGCACTCGCGTGA